A genomic stretch from Fusobacterium simiae includes:
- the metF gene encoding methylenetetrahydrofolate reductase [NAD(P)H], translating to MLRRDNAQSWEVQKSKSLTTSFEVFPPNDKVGLEQVYNCLDVLSLEKPDYISVTYGAGGNTKGRTVEIADRIKRQNGVEALAHLTCIGAKREEIDRVLENLEKNNIENILALRGDYPIDRELEQGDFNYARELIEHIHEKKGNKFSIGAAYYVEGHKETNDLLDLFYLKEKVNAGVDFLISQIFLDNEFFYSFRDKLEKLQINIPLVAGIMPVTNAKQIKKITELSGCTIPKKFLKILEKYEDNPSALREAGLAYAIEQVVDLVASDINGIHLYTMNRPETAKKIIDATGIIRHE from the coding sequence TTGTTAAGGAGAGATAATGCCCAGTCGTGGGAGGTTCAGAAGAGTAAAAGTTTAACGACTTCATTTGAGGTATTTCCACCTAATGATAAAGTTGGATTGGAACAAGTCTATAATTGTTTAGATGTATTGTCTTTGGAAAAACCTGATTATATAAGTGTAACTTATGGTGCAGGAGGAAATACAAAAGGAAGAACAGTTGAAATAGCAGACAGGATAAAAAGACAAAATGGGGTGGAGGCTTTAGCTCATTTAACTTGTATAGGAGCTAAAAGGGAAGAAATAGATAGAGTACTGGAAAATTTAGAAAAAAATAATATAGAAAATATTTTAGCTTTAAGAGGGGATTATCCCATTGATAGGGAATTAGAACAAGGAGATTTTAACTATGCCAGAGAATTAATAGAGCATATTCATGAAAAAAAAGGAAATAAATTTTCAATAGGAGCAGCTTATTATGTTGAGGGTCATAAAGAAACTAATGATTTATTAGATTTATTTTATTTAAAAGAAAAAGTTAATGCAGGAGTAGATTTTTTAATTTCACAGATATTTTTAGATAATGAGTTTTTTTATTCATTTAGAGATAAATTAGAAAAATTACAAATTAATATACCCTTAGTTGCAGGGATTATGCCAGTAACAAATGCTAAACAAATAAAAAAGATTACTGAACTTTCTGGTTGTACTATACCTAAAAAATTCTTAAAGATTTTAGAAAAGTATGAGGATAACCCATCTGCATTGAGAGAAGCAGGACTTGCTTATGCAATAGAACAAGTGGTAGATTTAGTTGCTTCTGATATTAATGGT